From a single Pyxicephalus adspersus chromosome 11, UCB_Pads_2.0, whole genome shotgun sequence genomic region:
- the PLEKHG5 gene encoding pleckstrin homology domain-containing family G member 5 isoform X5 → MRNTGATSTYIFNPPNERPEQPPFRRENSDILAPGRRRKNMTEFLGDANIPIQDSPQNSSGSLPNNGNDTWKNRAASRFSGFFGSGTTGPFGKDFDKMEQLESKLHSYSMFGLPKLPQQLCFDQDSWEEEEDDTNLSLEDSWQQIIEVPETLTRRQCHQQEAIWELIHTEASYIKKLKVITDLFLCCLLNLQESGLLCEVDPEKLFSNVQEIIQLHRILWSNIMLPVLEKTRKSKSLLNPVDFQKGFKMFESLFKPYIRYCMEEEGCMEYMRNLHRDNDLFRAYVTWAEKHKQCNRLKLSDMLVKPHQRLTKYPLLLKSILKKTDDPQVRESIIGMINSVERFINHVNSRMRQRQEQQRLAAIISRIDCYEAVESSTDEVDKLLKEFCKLDLTAPMIGTSPDDTRQLLLEGSLRMKEGKDSKMDVYCFLFTDLFLITKPVKKAERTKVIRQPLLVDKIVCRELKDTGSFLLIYLNEFRSAVAAYTFQASGQSLCRGWVEALYNAQNLLQRLRQEHVQSQQQVSHLPEEEEDMESGTSAASSPTILRRRSTDIPKSPSDSSTETISVVVVDACEDLSSPETDQGPFGSQSDETSISTTASSITPTREMFESMETSEVATAGDSNYLKLEPNGCRSSSIDSAYGTLSPTSLEEFVEQQQQEMTEEERESVSSQRSSTSPKLKRRTPVQLLPCKSKVLKSKSEASLLHLMSVGPTNPTDDETQLSQSKSLCELFMSQGPVHFSDSDSHNNDRGWHFAKRTSLVECSSKNVEQPLVKPRSRSDCTRRQVVNLSSCSSSSSDLSDSVETGFSKEDDNEKLTDPLSDQLDSLPEFEFDPESNVYSSSEHCGEDIEREMDNDSTPGCAKSTMSDPQSAQHRKLTLAQLYRIRTTLLLNSTLTASEV, encoded by the exons GCTCCTGgtagaagaaggaagaacatgACCGAATTCCTTGGGGATGCCAACATCCCCATACAAGATTCTCCCCAGAATTCCAGTGGCTCTCTGCCCAACAACGGCAACGACACTTGGAAGAACCGGGCAGCCAGCCGCTTTAGTGGCTTCTTCGGGTCTGGCACAACTGGGCCGTTTGGTAAG GATTTCGATAAAATGGAGCAACTGGAAAGCAAACTGCATTCATATAGCATGTTCGGCCTCCCAAAGCTGCCCCAACAGTTGTGTTTCGATCAGGATTCCtgggaggaggaagaggatgatACAAATTTGAGCCTAGAGGATAGCTGGCAGCAAATCATTGAAGTCCcagag ACTTTAACAAGACGCCAGTGCCACCAACAGGAGGCCATCTGGGAGCTGATACACACTGAAGCCTCCTACATCAAGAAGCTGAAAGTCATAACAGAT CTCTTCCTATGTTGCCTGCTAAATCTTCAGGAATCAGGACTTCTGTGCGAG GTGGACCCGGAGAAACTGTTCAGCAATGTCCAGGAAATTATCCAATTGCATCGCATTCTCTGGAGTAACATTATGCTGCCGGTACTGGAGAAGACAAGAAAATCCAAGAGCCTGTTGAACCCAGTGGACTTCCAGAAAGGATTTAAAATG tttgaaTCTCTCTTTAAGCCCTACATCAGATATTGTATGGAAGAAGAAGGATGTATGGAGTATATGAGGAATCTGCACCGTGACAATGATTTGTTCCGGGCTTATGTGACG tGGGCTGAAAAACACAAGCAGTGCAATCGCCTGAAGCTGAGTGACATGTTAGTGAAGCCACATCAACGTCTCACCAAATACCCCTTGCTGCTCAAATCCATCCTGAAAAAGACAGACGACCCTCAAGTCAGAGAGTCCATCATTGGCATG ATCAACTCGGTTGAGCGATTCATCAATCACGTGAACTCAAGGATGCGCCAACGGCAAGAGCAACAGCGACTGGCGGCCATTATCAGTCGTATTGATTGTTACGAAGCTGTGGAGAGCAGTACAGATGAAGTGGATAAG cTATTAAAGGAGTTCTGCAAGTTGGATTTGACGGCACCCATGATTGGGACCTCTCCAGATGACACACGACAGCTACTTCTGGAAGGCAGCCTGAGGATGAAGGAAGGGAAAGACAGCAAG ATGGATGTATACTGCTTCCTGTTCACCGATCTTTTCCTCATCACAAAGCCAGTGAAGAAAGCGGAGAGGACTAAAGTTATCCGACAGCCATTATTAGTGGATAAGATCGTCTGTAGGGAGCTCAAGGACACAG GTTCCTTTTTATTGATCTACTTGAATGAGTTTAGAAGTGCAGTGGCGGCCTATACGTTTCAAGCCAGTGGTCAGTCCTTGTGCCGAGGATGGGTGGAAGCACTTTACAATGCACAG AACCTTTTGCAACGATTACGTCAAGAGCATGTGCAAAGCCAGCAGCAAGTGTCTCATCTTCCGGAagaggaggaggatatggagaGCGGGACCTCGGCGGCTAGCTCACCAACCATTCTACGGAGACGGAGCACAGATATCCCAAAGAG tcCTTCAGACAGCTCCACAGAAACCATCTCGGTAGTGGTGGTTGACGCTTGTGAAGACCTCTCGTCTCCCGAAACTGACCAAGGTCCATTCGGCTCCCAATCTGATGAGACATCAATCAGTACCACGGCATCCTCCATAACTCCCACTAGAGAAATGTTTGAAAGTATGGAGACATCAGAGGTGGCTACAGCAGGGGATTCTAATTACCTGAAACTGGAGCCCAATGGATGTAGGTCATCCTCCATTGACAGTGCTTACGGGACCCTTTCTCCCACATCGTTGGAGGAATTTGTGGAACAACAGCAACAAGAGATGACAGAAGAGGAGAGGGAGTCGGTTAGTTCCCAGCGCTCCAGTACTTCTCCAAAACTAAAACGACGAACCCCGGTCCAGCTCTTGCCATGCAAGTCCAAGGTGTTGAAATCAAAGTCAGAAGCTAGCCTTCTCCACTTGATGTCAGTCGGTCCTACCAACCCCACCGATGATGAAACCCAACTTTCTCAAAGTAAAAGCTTGTGTGAACTTTTTATGTCTCAAGGACCAGTACATTTTTCAGACTCTGACAGCCATAACAATGACCGTGGTTGGCATTTTGCCAAAAGGACTAGCTTGGTGGAATGTTCTTCGAAAAACGTTGAGCAACCTTTAGTAAAGCCCAGATCCCGGTCGGACTGCACGAGGAGACAAGTGGTCAATTTAAGTAGCTGTAGCAGCAGCTCTTCTGATCTTTCAGATTCAGTAGAGACTGGCTTTTCCAAAGAGGATGATAATGAAAAATTAACAGACCCATTGTCAGATCAACTGGACTCTCTCCCAGAGTTTGAGTTTGACCCGGAGTCCAATGTGTACAGTAGTTCTGAACATTGTGGTGAGGACATTGAGAGGGAAATGGACAATGATAGCACTCCTGGCTGTGCCAAGAGTACAATGTCAGATCCTCAGTCGGCACAGCACAGGAAACTTACCCTGGCACAGCTTTACAGAATAAGAACCACTTTACTTCTTAATTCAACCCTGACAGCCTC ggaagtTTAA
- the PLEKHG5 gene encoding pleckstrin homology domain-containing family G member 5 isoform X4, protein MKEKPIVPEKKMGRLTGWKSWDHLSVIDEVLMTTDDWKAPGRRRKNMTEFLGDANIPIQDSPQNSSGSLPNNGNDTWKNRAASRFSGFFGSGTTGPFGKDFDKMEQLESKLHSYSMFGLPKLPQQLCFDQDSWEEEEDDTNLSLEDSWQQIIEVPETLTRRQCHQQEAIWELIHTEASYIKKLKVITDLFLCCLLNLQESGLLCEVDPEKLFSNVQEIIQLHRILWSNIMLPVLEKTRKSKSLLNPVDFQKGFKMFESLFKPYIRYCMEEEGCMEYMRNLHRDNDLFRAYVTWAEKHKQCNRLKLSDMLVKPHQRLTKYPLLLKSILKKTDDPQVRESIIGMINSVERFINHVNSRMRQRQEQQRLAAIISRIDCYEAVESSTDEVDKLLKEFCKLDLTAPMIGTSPDDTRQLLLEGSLRMKEGKDSKMDVYCFLFTDLFLITKPVKKAERTKVIRQPLLVDKIVCRELKDTGSFLLIYLNEFRSAVAAYTFQASGQSLCRGWVEALYNAQNLLQRLRQEHVQSQQQVSHLPEEEEDMESGTSAASSPTILRRRSTDIPKSPSDSSTETISVVVVDACEDLSSPETDQGPFGSQSDETSISTTASSITPTREMFESMETSEVATAGDSNYLKLEPNGCRSSSIDSAYGTLSPTSLEEFVEQQQQEMTEEERESVSSQRSSTSPKLKRRTPVQLLPCKSKVLKSKSEASLLHLMSVGPTNPTDDETQLSQSKSLCELFMSQGPVHFSDSDSHNNDRGWHFAKRTSLVECSSKNVEQPLVKPRSRSDCTRRQVVNLSSCSSSSSDLSDSVETGFSKEDDNEKLTDPLSDQLDSLPEFEFDPESNVYSSSEHCGEDIEREMDNDSTPGCAKSTMSDPQSAQHRKLTLAQLYRIRTTLLLNSTLTASEV, encoded by the exons GCTCCTGgtagaagaaggaagaacatgACCGAATTCCTTGGGGATGCCAACATCCCCATACAAGATTCTCCCCAGAATTCCAGTGGCTCTCTGCCCAACAACGGCAACGACACTTGGAAGAACCGGGCAGCCAGCCGCTTTAGTGGCTTCTTCGGGTCTGGCACAACTGGGCCGTTTGGTAAG GATTTCGATAAAATGGAGCAACTGGAAAGCAAACTGCATTCATATAGCATGTTCGGCCTCCCAAAGCTGCCCCAACAGTTGTGTTTCGATCAGGATTCCtgggaggaggaagaggatgatACAAATTTGAGCCTAGAGGATAGCTGGCAGCAAATCATTGAAGTCCcagag ACTTTAACAAGACGCCAGTGCCACCAACAGGAGGCCATCTGGGAGCTGATACACACTGAAGCCTCCTACATCAAGAAGCTGAAAGTCATAACAGAT CTCTTCCTATGTTGCCTGCTAAATCTTCAGGAATCAGGACTTCTGTGCGAG GTGGACCCGGAGAAACTGTTCAGCAATGTCCAGGAAATTATCCAATTGCATCGCATTCTCTGGAGTAACATTATGCTGCCGGTACTGGAGAAGACAAGAAAATCCAAGAGCCTGTTGAACCCAGTGGACTTCCAGAAAGGATTTAAAATG tttgaaTCTCTCTTTAAGCCCTACATCAGATATTGTATGGAAGAAGAAGGATGTATGGAGTATATGAGGAATCTGCACCGTGACAATGATTTGTTCCGGGCTTATGTGACG tGGGCTGAAAAACACAAGCAGTGCAATCGCCTGAAGCTGAGTGACATGTTAGTGAAGCCACATCAACGTCTCACCAAATACCCCTTGCTGCTCAAATCCATCCTGAAAAAGACAGACGACCCTCAAGTCAGAGAGTCCATCATTGGCATG ATCAACTCGGTTGAGCGATTCATCAATCACGTGAACTCAAGGATGCGCCAACGGCAAGAGCAACAGCGACTGGCGGCCATTATCAGTCGTATTGATTGTTACGAAGCTGTGGAGAGCAGTACAGATGAAGTGGATAAG cTATTAAAGGAGTTCTGCAAGTTGGATTTGACGGCACCCATGATTGGGACCTCTCCAGATGACACACGACAGCTACTTCTGGAAGGCAGCCTGAGGATGAAGGAAGGGAAAGACAGCAAG ATGGATGTATACTGCTTCCTGTTCACCGATCTTTTCCTCATCACAAAGCCAGTGAAGAAAGCGGAGAGGACTAAAGTTATCCGACAGCCATTATTAGTGGATAAGATCGTCTGTAGGGAGCTCAAGGACACAG GTTCCTTTTTATTGATCTACTTGAATGAGTTTAGAAGTGCAGTGGCGGCCTATACGTTTCAAGCCAGTGGTCAGTCCTTGTGCCGAGGATGGGTGGAAGCACTTTACAATGCACAG AACCTTTTGCAACGATTACGTCAAGAGCATGTGCAAAGCCAGCAGCAAGTGTCTCATCTTCCGGAagaggaggaggatatggagaGCGGGACCTCGGCGGCTAGCTCACCAACCATTCTACGGAGACGGAGCACAGATATCCCAAAGAG tcCTTCAGACAGCTCCACAGAAACCATCTCGGTAGTGGTGGTTGACGCTTGTGAAGACCTCTCGTCTCCCGAAACTGACCAAGGTCCATTCGGCTCCCAATCTGATGAGACATCAATCAGTACCACGGCATCCTCCATAACTCCCACTAGAGAAATGTTTGAAAGTATGGAGACATCAGAGGTGGCTACAGCAGGGGATTCTAATTACCTGAAACTGGAGCCCAATGGATGTAGGTCATCCTCCATTGACAGTGCTTACGGGACCCTTTCTCCCACATCGTTGGAGGAATTTGTGGAACAACAGCAACAAGAGATGACAGAAGAGGAGAGGGAGTCGGTTAGTTCCCAGCGCTCCAGTACTTCTCCAAAACTAAAACGACGAACCCCGGTCCAGCTCTTGCCATGCAAGTCCAAGGTGTTGAAATCAAAGTCAGAAGCTAGCCTTCTCCACTTGATGTCAGTCGGTCCTACCAACCCCACCGATGATGAAACCCAACTTTCTCAAAGTAAAAGCTTGTGTGAACTTTTTATGTCTCAAGGACCAGTACATTTTTCAGACTCTGACAGCCATAACAATGACCGTGGTTGGCATTTTGCCAAAAGGACTAGCTTGGTGGAATGTTCTTCGAAAAACGTTGAGCAACCTTTAGTAAAGCCCAGATCCCGGTCGGACTGCACGAGGAGACAAGTGGTCAATTTAAGTAGCTGTAGCAGCAGCTCTTCTGATCTTTCAGATTCAGTAGAGACTGGCTTTTCCAAAGAGGATGATAATGAAAAATTAACAGACCCATTGTCAGATCAACTGGACTCTCTCCCAGAGTTTGAGTTTGACCCGGAGTCCAATGTGTACAGTAGTTCTGAACATTGTGGTGAGGACATTGAGAGGGAAATGGACAATGATAGCACTCCTGGCTGTGCCAAGAGTACAATGTCAGATCCTCAGTCGGCACAGCACAGGAAACTTACCCTGGCACAGCTTTACAGAATAAGAACCACTTTACTTCTTAATTCAACCCTGACAGCCTC ggaagtTTAA